From the genome of Candidatus Competibacteraceae bacterium:
GGAACTAAATCTGGCGCCGGTGATGATGAAGCGGCTGACCATCACCGGATCGACCTTGCGTGCCCGACCCATCGCAGACAAAGCACCCATCGCCGCAGCCTTGCAAAAGACAGTCTGGCCGCTACTCGCCGGTGGCGCGATTCGGCCGATCATTGACCGGGTTTTCCCTTTTACCGAAGCTGCCGCCGCTCACGCCCTGATGGAATCCAACTGCCATGTCGGCAAGATTTTATTGCAGGTTGACGGATCACTGGCTGCAACCCTGCCCTCGCCCTAACCCAGCACGGCTGTCCCGGCAGCGAGCGAAGGAAAGATACCGTGCTCACGGAAATTTGATCAAAAGACTGCGACAAGCAAGCATCCTGCATTGCAACAAAATTATATCTATACTGTCATAGTGATCTGGTTGTTCCAGATCAAGCAAGTCGTGGTGCAACCAGCATCGGGACCCGTTCGGCTACCTAATATCTCCCAGCGGCCTGTCGCAGGTCAGGTGAGGGTTAGCACGATAAGATACTAAAGGACGAAACAGTTTGGTCAAGCAGTCGGCCAGTGTTTTTTGTTACAGGTGAGAGGTTAAAATCATGCGCGGCGTCTATAAATCTCAGCACCCATTCTTGTGGTTCGAAGAAAACGGCTGGTGGTTCAAGGTATTTGGCGAGTGTTTCGGGCCTTACCCAGAGTTACCTGAAGCGCGCTATAACCTTTTGGTGATTCAAGGGTTGAGCCAACAACTACGCCAAGCCATCGCCAAATAATGGAGCGTCTATCAGGAATCCCTTTCATTTAGCTCAGGTTTCAGCAGTCAACCGATAAATTGGATTGCTCGTCTGGTGTTGACTAACGGCAATTCAGTTTCGAAACGATCATCCTGGCCCCGCAATAAAAAAACCGGGCTTTGAGGCCCGGCTCGGTTTTGCAACTGGATACGAAGCCTGACTCATTCGCCCGCCGCATCGGGGCGATCCATCAACTCGACATAAGCCATCGGTGCATTGTCGCCAGCCCGAAACCCGCATTTCAGAATACGCAGATAACCACCTGGACGCGACTGATAGCGCGGCCCCAACTGATTAAACAATTTGGTCACCACATCCCGGTTGCGTAATCGATCAAAAGCCAGCCGACGATGAGCCACACTATCCTGCTTCGACAGCGTGATTAATGGCTCAGCTACTTGACGCAATTCCTTGGCCTTAGGCAGGGTGGTGCGAATGAGTTCGTGGGTAAGCAACGAAGCAGCCATGTTGCGCAGCATGGCTTTGCGATGGCTGCTGGTGCGGTTCAATTTGCGACCGGCTTTGCGATGGCGCATGACAATTATTCCTTAAGACTTAAAATCGGGCAGTCAATAATCATTGAATACAGGGAAAATCCAGGGCCAATCTTATTCGGTATCGGTATCGGCATCGATATCCACAGCTTTCGAACCCACTTCCTCCTGCAGAGGTCTATCCGCTTCGGCCGCCGCTCCAGCAGCGCGTCGCGCCGCCGCACGCTCTTCCGCTTCCATGCTCAGATTTGGCGGCGGCCAATTATCGACCTTCATTCCCAAAGCCAGCTTATACTTGGCTAACACATCCTTGATCTCGGTCAACGATTTCTTGCCGAGATTGGGGGTTTTGAGAAGCTCCGCCTCGGTTCTCTGCACCAGATCGCCGATATAATAAATATTCTCCGCCTTCAGGCAGTTAGCCGAACGCACAGTCAGCTCCAGATCATCTACTGGCTGCATCAGGACCGGATCGATATCCACCGGCGGCGGCGGCAATGGTTCGTCTCTTTTACCCTTAAGATCCACGAACACAGACAGTTGATCCAGCAGGATTCGGGCTGCCGTGCGAATCGCCTCTTCCGGATCGATGGTACCGTTGGTTTCCAGATTCAGAATCAGCTTATCCAAGTTGGTGCGCTGTTCGACACGAGCACTCTCAACCCGATAACTGATCCGCTCAATTGGGCTGAACGAAGCATCCAAGCGCAACCGGCCGATCGGCCGAGATTCGCCATCGGACCCTTCCCGCTGAGCCGCCGGCCAGTAACCACGACCTTGCTCGATCTTGAGCCTCATGCCCAACTCGCCGCTCTTGGTCAGGTGTGCGATGACGTGCTCCGGATTGATGATCTCGACGGCGTGGCTCTTCTCGATATCGCCAGCCGTGACCGGTCCTGGACCTTTCTTGGTCAGCGTTAAGCTCGCCTCGCTCACCCCTTCCTGCAGGGTGACCGCCACACCTTTTAGGTTGAGGAGAACGTCGATCACATCCTCCTGCACACCCTCAATGGTGGAGTATTCATGCAACACCTGATCAATTTCACACTCGACAATCGCGGCGCCCGGTATGGATGAGAGTAAAATCCGCCGAAGGGCGTTACCGAGGGTATAGCCAAACCCACGCTCCAGCGGCTCCACACTCACCCGCGCCAACCGCGGCGTTAGCTTTTCCACCTCGACGCGGGTTGGTTTTAGTAAATCAAAAGCACCCACCATCCGTTCCCCCTCGGGGTCGATCACTTGGAGTACAGCTCTACAACCAGGGATTCGTTGATATCCGGTGGCAGATCACCACGATCGGGGATTCGCTTGAACACCCCGCTCATCTTGCTGGCGTCTACTTCGACCCAATCCACGAAACCATGACCTTGAGCCAGTTGTAGCGCGTACTGAATACGGGTCTGAGTGCGACTCTTTTCATGAATCGCCACCACATCTTCCGGCCTGACCTGATAGGAAGGAATGTTGACTCGCTGACCGTTGACGGTAATCGCCCGGTGAGAAACCAACTGGCGGGCTTCAGCGCGAGTGCTGCCAAAACCCATGCGGTACACAACGTTGTCCAGCCGGCACTCCAGCAACTTCAGCAGGTTTTCACCCGTAGAACCTTTGCCACTGGCCGCTTTCTTGTAGTAATTCAGAAATTGCCGTTCCAACACGCCATAGATGCGCCGCAATTTCTGTTTTTCGCGCAACTGCATTCCGTAATCGGAAAGACGGGGGCGCCGCGCGCCATGCTGGCCCGGCAACCGTTCCAGATTGCACTTGGATTCCAGCGGACGGGCGGTGGACTTCAGAAACAGATCCACGCCTTCCCGGCGGCTCAGTTTGCACTTTGGGCCTAGATATCTCGCCACGGTATAACTCCTGAACTAAACGCGACGGCGTTTCGGGGGACGGCAACCGTTATGAGGAATAGGCGTTACGTCCATAATACTCATGACCTTGAAACCGGCGGCATTCAGCGCGCGCACGGCGGATTCCCGACCGGGTCCAGGTCCCTTGACGTTGACTTCCAAGTTCTTGAGGCCAAATTCCTTCACCATATTTCCAACCCGCTCGGCGGCAACCTGTGCCGCAAACGGGGTGCTCTTGCGTGACCCACGAAAACCGGAACCTCCCGATGTGGCCCACGCCAGCGCGTTGCCCTGACGATCCGTGATCGTAATGATGGTGTTATTGAACGAGGCGTGAATATGCGCGATGCCATCCACGACATTCTTTTTGACGCGCTTGCGCGTCTTGGTAACCGGTTTTGCCATGCTCCAACCTATGCCAATGGGATTCCAGAAAGTGCCGCTGGTCTACTTGCGAACCGCGCGGCGCGGACCCTTGCGCGTCCGTGCGTTGGTTCGGGTGCGCTGGCCACGTACCGGCAAGCCGCGCCGGTGGCGCACGCCGCGATAGCAACCCAAGTCCATCAATCGCTTGATGCTCATGGACACTTCGCGGCGCAGATCGCCTTCCACGATGTGTTTGGTGACTTCGGCACGCAACGCATCCACCTGTGCCTCATCCAGATCACGGACCTTGATGTCCGGGGCGACATCGGCCGCCGCACAGATTTGGCCAGCACGAGTCTTGCCGATCCCATAGATAGCCTGCAGCGCGATCACCGCATGCTTGTTGACCGGAATGTTGATACCTGCAATACGGGCCATGCCTTGAAGTTCCTCCCACCGTGCCGGGTGTTCATCACGCAAAGAAGCGGGAATTTACCCCACTCGGCGATGTAGATCAATATAAACGAATCGATTTTATCCCTGCCGTTGCTTGTGACGGCCATCCTTGCAAATCACCCGAACCACGCGATCACGGCGGACGATTTTGCAATTACGGCAAATTTTTTTGACCGAGGCGCGTACCTTCATGACTGTTCTCCAAAATCAGCGAATATCGCGTGGGAATAAAGATGGGTGGTTTTTGCTCAACGCAGCAGGCTTTGGCCCTTGAAGCTGCTCTTTTTCAACAGACTTTCGTACTGATGCGACATCAGATGCGCCTGGACCTGAGCCATGAAATCCATAACCACCACCACGATAATCAACAACGAGGTGCCACCAAAATAGAACGGCACTCGCCAGTACAGGATCAGGAACTCCGGTAGCAAGCAGACGGCGGTGATATAGAGGGCTCCGACTAGTGTCAGCCGAGTCAGCACCTTATCGATATACGCCGCCGTCTGCATGCCCGGCCGAATACCAGGAATGAATGCCCCGGATTTTTTCAGGTTGTCGGCGGTTTCCTTGGAATTGAAAACCAGCGCCGTGTAGAAAAAGCAGAAGAAAATGATCAGACCGGCATACAACAACACGTACAGCGGCTGTCCCGGTGACAAGGTCGAACTGATGTCGCGCAACCACCCCATGTTGGGCGCATTGCCAAACCAACTACCCAGCGTCGCTGGAAACAGAATCAGGCTGGATGCAAAGATCGGTGGTATCACCCCGGACATGTTCAACTTCAACGGCAGATGGGTAGTCTGGGCGGCGTACATCCGCCGCCCCTGCTGGCGTTTGGCATAGTTGACCGTGATGCGCCTCTGTCCTCGTTCGACGAATACCACGAAGCCGGTCACCATGACCGTCAACGCTAGCAGAAACAGCACCAACATCACATGCAGCTCACCTGTACGCGCCAATTCCAAGGTGCCGCCCACCGCATGCGGCAAACCCGCAACGATACCGGCGAAGATCAGCATGGAAATACCATTCCCGATGCCACGTTCGGTCACCTGCTCGCCCAGCCACACCAAAAACATGGTGCCGGTCACCAGCGTCACCGTGGCGGTCATGAGGAAACCGATACCAGGCGCGATCACCACCGAAGTGCTGCCCACCGTCTGACTTTGCAGCGCGATGCTGACGCCGATCGCCTGGAAGGCCGCCAGCGCCACTGTCAGATAGCGCGTGTAGCGAGTCAGTGTATGGCGACCGGCGGCACCACCCTCCTTGCGCAATTGTTCCAGCGACGGCACGACCATGGACATGAGCTGCAGGATGATCGAGGCCGAGATATAGGGCATCACCCCGAGCGCGAACAGGCTCAATCGACCCAAGGCACCGCCCGAGAACATGTTGAACATGTCGAGAATGGTGCCGCGCTGCTGGCTGAACAACTGCGCCATGGCGTTCGGATCGATGCCCGGCACCGGAATATGCGCGCCGATGCGAAACACGACCAGCGCCCCCAGCAAAAACAGCAGGCGCTGGCGCAGTTCGGTCATTTTGCCAAGATCCGGCAGGGCAGTCGCCATCGTCGCTACTCGTGGATCGTTCCGCCGGCCGCCAGTAATGCGGCCCTGGCGCCTTGCGTCAGCGCCAAACCGCGCAAGATCAACGGCTTATTCACCGTTCCGGAAAGAATGACTTTGGCTTGCCTGGCAAAAGCCGGCACGAGATTAGCCACCTTAAGCGCCGCCAAATCGACCACCTCGGCCGTCACCTTGGCAAGATCGCGCAACCGTACCTCGGCGGTGTATCGGGCGGTCATCGAGCGGAAACCACGTTTGGGTAGCCGCCGTTGCAAAGGCATCTGGCCACCTTCGAAACCGACCTTATGGTAGCCCCCGGCTCGGGCGTGCTGGCCCTTGTGACCGCGGCCACCGGTCTTGCCAAGCCCAGAACCGATACCTCGTCCGAGCCGTTGCTTGTCAGGCCGGCTGCCGGGCGCCGGCTTGAGAGTGTTAAGTCGCATGGATTCAGGCCTCCTCGACTTTCAGCAGATAGGAAACTTTGCGGATCATACCGCGGTTCTCCGGGGTATCGATGACCACCGAACTCCCGTGCAACCGCCGCAGCCCCAGTCCGCGTACGCAGGCTTTATGTGCGGCCAAGCGGCCATGCACGCTCTTGACTAGAGTGACTTTCAGCTTGTCGGCCATGTCCCTCAACTCCGAATTTCGTCCACATTCTTGCCGCGCTTGGCAGCCTGATAATCGGGCGCCTTCATGGTGCTCAGCCCGCGAATGGTCGCCCGCACCACATTGATCGGATTGCGCGAACCGATGCACTTGGCCAACACATCCTTGACCCCCACCACATCGAACACAGCACGCATGGCGCCGCCGGCGATGATACCGGTGCCTTCGGAAGCCGGTTGCATGAACACTCGCGCCGCACCGTGCTCCGCCGTGACGGGATATTGCAAGGTGACGCCGTTCAACGGCACGCTGCACATGTTCTTACGTGCCTTGTCCATCGCTTTCTGGATGGCCATGGGTACCTCACGGGCTTTGCCATAGCCCAAACCGACTCGGCCATTGCCGTCGCCTACCACGGTCAGCGCCGTAAAACCAAACTGACGACCGCCTTTGACAACTTTGGCCACACGGTTGACGGTGATCAGTTTTTCCTGCAAACCGTCGGAATTCTGGGTGCTTTCTACATTCGTCGCCATGCTGTTTGTTCCTTAAAACTCCAGGCCGTTTTCGCGGGCAGCTTCAGCCAACGCCTTAATCCGGCCGTGGTACTTGAAACCGGAGCGGTCAAACGCGACCCGGGTGATACCGATGGCCTTGGCCTTCTCGGCAATCGCCTTGCCCACCGCCTTGGCCGCATCGACATCGCCCGTGCTCTTCAACATCTGGCGCAGCGCCGACTCCAAGGTGGACGCGGCCGCCAAAGTCCGATCACCGGTCGGCGCTGGGTTGATCAACTGAGCGTAGATGTGACGGGGTGTGCGGTGCACGCACAACCGGCAAACACCCAGTTCGCGGATCTTGAGCCGGGTCCGCAACCCACGCCGCAGGCGCGTGGTTTTTTTGTCGGCTGCTTTCTTATCCATGGCAAGTCCTTACTTCTTCTTGGCTTCTTTCAGGATGATGGTCTCGTTCGCGTAGCGTACCCCCTTGCCCTTGTAAGGCTCCGGTGGCCGGTAGG
Proteins encoded in this window:
- the rplQ gene encoding 50S ribosomal protein L17, which codes for MRHRKAGRKLNRTSSHRKAMLRNMAASLLTHELIRTTLPKAKELRQVAEPLITLSKQDSVAHRRLAFDRLRNRDVVTKLFNQLGPRYQSRPGGYLRILKCGFRAGDNAPMAYVELMDRPDAAGE
- the rpoA gene encoding DNA-directed RNA polymerase subunit alpha — encoded protein: MVGAFDLLKPTRVEVEKLTPRLARVSVEPLERGFGYTLGNALRRILLSSIPGAAIVECEIDQVLHEYSTIEGVQEDVIDVLLNLKGVAVTLQEGVSEASLTLTKKGPGPVTAGDIEKSHAVEIINPEHVIAHLTKSGELGMRLKIEQGRGYWPAAQREGSDGESRPIGRLRLDASFSPIERISYRVESARVEQRTNLDKLILNLETNGTIDPEEAIRTAARILLDQLSVFVDLKGKRDEPLPPPPVDIDPVLMQPVDDLELTVRSANCLKAENIYYIGDLVQRTEAELLKTPNLGKKSLTEIKDVLAKYKLALGMKVDNWPPPNLSMEAEERAAARRAAGAAAEADRPLQEEVGSKAVDIDADTDTE
- the rpsD gene encoding 30S ribosomal protein S4 is translated as MARYLGPKCKLSRREGVDLFLKSTARPLESKCNLERLPGQHGARRPRLSDYGMQLREKQKLRRIYGVLERQFLNYYKKAASGKGSTGENLLKLLECRLDNVVYRMGFGSTRAEARQLVSHRAITVNGQRVNIPSYQVRPEDVVAIHEKSRTQTRIQYALQLAQGHGFVDWVEVDASKMSGVFKRIPDRGDLPPDINESLVVELYSK
- the rpsK gene encoding 30S ribosomal protein S11; this translates as MAKPVTKTRKRVKKNVVDGIAHIHASFNNTIITITDRQGNALAWATSGGSGFRGSRKSTPFAAQVAAERVGNMVKEFGLKNLEVNVKGPGPGRESAVRALNAAGFKVMSIMDVTPIPHNGCRPPKRRRV
- the rpsM gene encoding 30S ribosomal protein S13; protein product: MARIAGINIPVNKHAVIALQAIYGIGKTRAGQICAAADVAPDIKVRDLDEAQVDALRAEVTKHIVEGDLRREVSMSIKRLMDLGCYRGVRHRRGLPVRGQRTRTNARTRKGPRRAVRK
- the rpmJ gene encoding 50S ribosomal protein L36, which encodes MKVRASVKKICRNCKIVRRDRVVRVICKDGRHKQRQG
- the secY gene encoding preprotein translocase subunit SecY, coding for MATALPDLGKMTELRQRLLFLLGALVVFRIGAHIPVPGIDPNAMAQLFSQQRGTILDMFNMFSGGALGRLSLFALGVMPYISASIILQLMSMVVPSLEQLRKEGGAAGRHTLTRYTRYLTVALAAFQAIGVSIALQSQTVGSTSVVIAPGIGFLMTATVTLVTGTMFLVWLGEQVTERGIGNGISMLIFAGIVAGLPHAVGGTLELARTGELHVMLVLFLLALTVMVTGFVVFVERGQRRITVNYAKRQQGRRMYAAQTTHLPLKLNMSGVIPPIFASSLILFPATLGSWFGNAPNMGWLRDISSTLSPGQPLYVLLYAGLIIFFCFFYTALVFNSKETADNLKKSGAFIPGIRPGMQTAAYIDKVLTRLTLVGALYITAVCLLPEFLILYWRVPFYFGGTSLLIIVVVVMDFMAQVQAHLMSHQYESLLKKSSFKGQSLLR
- the rplO gene encoding 50S ribosomal protein L15, with the translated sequence MRLNTLKPAPGSRPDKQRLGRGIGSGLGKTGGRGHKGQHARAGGYHKVGFEGGQMPLQRRLPKRGFRSMTARYTAEVRLRDLAKVTAEVVDLAALKVANLVPAFARQAKVILSGTVNKPLILRGLALTQGARAALLAAGGTIHE
- the rpmD gene encoding 50S ribosomal protein L30, which codes for MADKLKVTLVKSVHGRLAAHKACVRGLGLRRLHGSSVVIDTPENRGMIRKVSYLLKVEEA
- the rpsE gene encoding 30S ribosomal protein S5 — protein: MATNVESTQNSDGLQEKLITVNRVAKVVKGGRQFGFTALTVVGDGNGRVGLGYGKAREVPMAIQKAMDKARKNMCSVPLNGVTLQYPVTAEHGAARVFMQPASEGTGIIAGGAMRAVFDVVGVKDVLAKCIGSRNPINVVRATIRGLSTMKAPDYQAAKRGKNVDEIRS
- the rplR gene encoding 50S ribosomal protein L18 — its product is MDKKAADKKTTRLRRGLRTRLKIRELGVCRLCVHRTPRHIYAQLINPAPTGDRTLAAASTLESALRQMLKSTGDVDAAKAVGKAIAEKAKAIGITRVAFDRSGFKYHGRIKALAEAARENGLEF